AGGAGTGCATCACCCGTTGCGGATCAAGCTGCACCATCTTCAACAGCTCGATTGCGCGTTCGCGCACCGCTCGGGCGTCGGCCATGCCATGCGCGCGGGCGGTGTCGAGGAACTGCGCCTCGATGCGCAGCACCGGATTGAGGGCGTTCTGCGCGCCCTGAAACACCATGGCGCATTCCTGCCAACGGAAGCGGCGCAGCTCCTCTGCGTTCAGCGCCAGGACGTCCTGTGAGGTTCCGTTGCGGTAGTACATGATCCGGCCTTGCTTGATGCGCGCGGCCTTGGGCAGCAGTCGCACCAGCGCCAGGCCGAGCGTGGTCTTGCCGGAGCCGCTCTCGCCGATCAGCGCCAGCGTCTCGCCGCGCCGCAGCTCGAAGCTCACGCCGCGCACAGCCTTGACCACGCCGCGCCGCGCCGGATACTCCACCCACAGGTCTTCAACCAGGAGCGCCGGCTCACCTGCTGCTTTCACGCCCTCGCTCATTGCCGTCCTTCACTCCCAACTTCCGACTTCTGACTCCTGACCTCTGACTTCTGACTCCTGACTCACACTCCCACCCTCAGCCGCGGGTTGAAGATCTCCTCCAGCGAGCGGGTGAACAGCACGAGCGAAAGCTGGAACAGCGCAATCGCGATCACCGGGGCCATGATGTTCAGAAAGCTGTCCTTGAAGAAGATCGCGCCGCGCGTCCACGCCAGTTGAATCGTCACCGCCCAACTGTTGTTGTCGGAGAACGATAGCAGGCCGAGGAACACCAAGCCGCCTTGCGCATACACCGCAGCGGTCATGGCAAACACCAGGCTGATGGCGATGTAGCTCATCATGTTGGGCAGAATCTCCTTGAAGATGATGTGCCGGTTGCTCATGCCGAGCGAGCGTGCCGCTTCTACATAGTCGCGCTGGCGCAGCGAGAGCACCTGCGAGCGGATGGCCCGCGTCAGCGTCGCCCACGACAGCAGCGCGAGGATGAGCGATAGCAGCCACACGTCGTTCAACTTGATCTGCGTGGCCAGCACGGCGAGCAGTGGAAAGGTGGGAATGGCCAACCAGAAGTCGGTCGCCGTCATGATGGCCGAATCCACCGCGCCGCCCAACAGCGCGCTGGTCGAGCCGAGCACCACGGCAATCAGCGTGCTGATGGCGCCAGTGAGGAAAGCGATGACGATCACATCCCGCCCGCCGTGCACGACCAGCGAGAAGATGTCGCGGCCCTGGAAGTCGGTGCCGAGGATGTGCTCGGCGGAGGGCGGGTTGTAGATTTTGTCCACGCGCGACGTCTTGTCCAGCGGCACGAACAACGGCATGACGAAGGCCAGGAAGATGAAGAACAGCAGCCCGATGAAGCCCAGGAAGCCGGCTTTGTTGCGGGCGATCAACCTGAGCGTTTGGTTGACCCAGTGCGCGATGCCTTTCAAAAACGTCATTTCGTCTCTCCTTGACCCAGACGGATGCGCGGGTCGAGCCGGCTATACAACAAGTCGGCGATCAGGTTGGCCATGATGACCGAAATGGTGATGATCAGAAAGATGCCCTGCATCACCGGGTAGTCGCGCTGGTTGATGGCCTTGATCAACTGCTGGCCGATGCCCTGATAGACGAAGATCGCCTCGATCAGCACCGAGCCGCCGAAGACGAAGCCGATGCTGATGGCGAGCTGGGTGAACAGCGGCAGCGAGGCGTTGCGACCGACATATGAGGTCATGATGCGGCCGTCTTTCAGGCCGCGCGCGCGCGCCACGGTCACATAGTCCTCCTCCAGCGTGGCGATCGTGCTGCTCTTCATCGCCAGCATCCAGCCACCGATGGTGGTGAGCACATACACGAAGATGGGCAGCGCAGCGTGATACAGCACGTCCAGGAAGAAGTGCAACGTGAAGCCCGGCTGCACACCCGGCGAGATCGAGCCGCGCATGCTGGCGATGTTGATGATCCTCAACTGCGGCCCCAGCACCACCAGCAGGATGATGGCGATCAGGTAATTCGGCACCGAGCTGACCAGCGATGCGAATGTCGAGAGTGCGTAGTCAATCGGCGTCTCGCGCCGGTAGGCCATCAGCATGCCGAGCACCACGCCGAGGACGAAGCTGATCAGTAGCGACGTGCCGACACTGAACAACGTCCAGGGGAGGAACTGGCGGATGATGTCCGCGACGTAGGTGCCCTTGGAACGATAGGACTGGCCGAGGTCGCCGCGCAGCAAGTTGCCCAAGTACTCCAGGTATTGCTGGCTCAGCGGCGCGTCGAGGTCAATGGCGAACAGCGCCGAGGCCTGATCGCGCGCCTCCTGATACGACATGCCATACATCGCGATCTGCTCCTGGATGAAGATCTCGACGGGATTGCTGGGCATGAGGCGAATCAGGAAGAACGTGGCCGTCACGACGGCGAAGATCGTGGCCAGCGCCTTCACCAGACGGCGAAAGACGTAGCTGCGAAAGACGCGCTGCAGCACGTTGGGACGCGCCTGTTCTTCCGGCAAGCTTACGGGAATCGGGGCAGTTTGAACGGCCATGCTTCACACCTTTATGCGGCGACCGTCTCAGGCAAAGCGAACATCGCCTCGCCTGCGCTGTGCGCTCGGCAGATGAACCGGTCTGCGATGCCAAAGCGATATTAGCACGCCGATCTTCCTTCGACAAACGCTCACGCGACGATCGTGCGAATGTCGCGCGTACCCGCCCTCGACGAAGTGCGCAGGCGCGCCCGCGTCGGCGATCAGAGTGTGGATCGCCGAGAGATGTTCGGTTTCTGCCCGCGCTGCTGCACGTCAATCAGGTCGTGGCGGCCGGCAGCAGCGGGCGATCGCCGCAGGCGACCAGAACGACGATTGTGGCGCACGGCGGAGCGAAGAGCCTAAATTCCACGATGGAGCAAGTTTACGATACGCTCGGTGACGCTACGGACTTCTTCATCCGTCAGCGTCATCGGGTTCAGCAGGATGCCATCGGCCTCGTCGGATTGGCTAACGCTGATGCGCGGGTCACCGTCCCACAGCCGGGCCACCAGCTCGTCGCGTGTGATGCCGGCCTGGCGCGGGTCAACGAACAGCGCACAGCGCGGCAAGGGCTGGCCGGCTTCGTTGGGAAAGACACGCACGGCGCGCACGCCGGGCAGCGCGTTGAACGTTGCGCACCAATTGGCCACCACCCGCTCGTCGCGTTCGCGGCGTTCCTCATGGTCTATCGCGATGTAGCGCTTCACCGCGGCCAGCAGCCCGACCATTTCTTCTTTGCCCACTTTCATCGGCCGGCCGATGCCGTGGTTCGGGCTGCTGAGCCTGCGCATGGCTTGGATCAACTCGCGCCGGCCGACGACCAGGCCGGTGGTCTGCGGGCCGCGCAGGTCCTTGCCGCCGCTGAAGATGGCGCAGGCCGCGCCCATCTGCGTAAAGCGCCACAGGTTCTCCACCGGCGGCAACTGCGCTGCGCCGTCCACGATCATCGGCACGCCCCGCGCCTGGCATGCCGCGACGACGCGCTCGATCGGCAGGTCACCCTTGCCGGTGAAGTAACCCTGGAACCAGACGAACGCTGCCGTGCGCGGGCTGAATGCCGCCTCCAGTTCGGCAGGCTCGGTGTGCGATTCGCTGCCGATCTCGATCACCTTCACGCCGGTTTGGCGCACGGCGAAGTCGTAACCGTTGCGGTGCGAAGTGAACATGACGACTTCGTTTTTGTCGAGTGTCTCGGTGTGAGGCAGTCGCCGGGCCAGCACCTGATCACCACCCGAGACGCATGCCGCAACGGCGAGCACGATGCCGGCCGCCGCGCCGGTGGCGACCATCGCCGCCTCGTTGCCGGTCAGCTCGGCGAGCCTTTCGCCCACGCGGTCGTGCAGTTCTTCGATGTCCACGTGAAAGCGCGCCGCGTCTTCCATCGCAGCGATCACTTCCGGCGGCATGACGCTGCCGCCCAGCTTCGTCAGTGTGGCGTTGGCGTTGATCACTGGTCGAACGCCCAGTTCGTCGTAGATACTCATAGCGGTGGCTAAGGGTACGGACAGAATGAACAAAATGGACAAAATGGACAGAATATTCCGTTCATTCTGTCCTCTAGTGCTGTAGGGCAGGGATAACCCAATATTCCGGCGGCGCGGCGTTCCACTCGGGCGCGCTCAGCCCACCGATGTCGAAGACGATCTCGCCGGCGCGAATCGTCAGGACGCATTCCAGCTTCTTGTCGCCGGTGAGCTTGGCGCGGCCGCAGTCCACGAAGCTGAACCGGCCGGTACGCAGCTCGAAAACGGCGACATCGGCACACGCACCGACGCTCAGGTGACCCAGCTCGGGATGGCCGATCTGGTTAGCCGGATTGACTGTGCTGCGCTCGATCACCTCGTAGAGCGACATGCCGGCATTCAGGATCTTGTTCATGGTGGTCTGCATGTCCACCACCACACCGTGGACGTTGCCGATGTGCAGGTCGGTGCTGATCGAATCCGGCGGGAAGCCGCCCTGGATCGCGCGCACGGCGTTGCGGAACCAGAAGCTGGCTGCGCCGTGGCCGACGTCGAAGATCACCCCGCGCGCCCGCGCCTCGAACATGAAGTCGTGGACCTGGCCGGCCTCGTTGATGATCGGGAATTGCTGGGCGTAGACGTGGGTGTGAATGTCGCCCGGCCGCGCCTTCTTCAGGATCAGCTCTTCGTAGCTGCGTTCCGGTGGGCGCGGCCAGAAGTCGTACATCACATGCCGGCCGCATAGCTCGGCGGCCTTGATGGCCTGATCCACGGCTGCCCACGGCGTATGCAGCGCGTCCCACGGCAGGCGCGTCCAGTAATGCGCGGTCTTGATGCCGATGCAGATGTCGGGGTAGGTGAGCACGGCTTCGGCAGCGCGTTCGGCGTCGAAGGTGCGCGGATCTTGCTCCCAGTCGCCCAGCATGCCGTTGTCGCTGATGTTGACGTAGGCGAAGATGCGCGTCTTGGCGCGGTCAATCACCGTCTCTTTGAAGTGCCGGAGGTGATTCGCGCCGGCCGT
The window above is part of the Candidatus Roseilinea sp. genome. Proteins encoded here:
- a CDS encoding peptide ABC transporter permease; its protein translation is MTFLKGIAHWVNQTLRLIARNKAGFLGFIGLLFFIFLAFVMPLFVPLDKTSRVDKIYNPPSAEHILGTDFQGRDIFSLVVHGGRDVIVIAFLTGAISTLIAVVLGSTSALLGGAVDSAIMTATDFWLAIPTFPLLAVLATQIKLNDVWLLSLILALLSWATLTRAIRSQVLSLRQRDYVEAARSLGMSNRHIIFKEILPNMMSYIAISLVFAMTAAVYAQGGLVFLGLLSFSDNNSWAVTIQLAWTRGAIFFKDSFLNIMAPVIAIALFQLSLVLFTRSLEEIFNPRLRVGV
- a CDS encoding peptide ABC transporter permease, with the protein product MAVQTAPIPVSLPEEQARPNVLQRVFRSYVFRRLVKALATIFAVVTATFFLIRLMPSNPVEIFIQEQIAMYGMSYQEARDQASALFAIDLDAPLSQQYLEYLGNLLRGDLGQSYRSKGTYVADIIRQFLPWTLFSVGTSLLISFVLGVVLGMLMAYRRETPIDYALSTFASLVSSVPNYLIAIILLVVLGPQLRIINIASMRGSISPGVQPGFTLHFFLDVLYHAALPIFVYVLTTIGGWMLAMKSSTIATLEEDYVTVARARGLKDGRIMTSYVGRNASLPLFTQLAISIGFVFGGSVLIEAIFVYQGIGQQLIKAINQRDYPVMQGIFLIITISVIMANLIADLLYSRLDPRIRLGQGETK
- the selA gene encoding hypothetical protein, with amino-acid sequence MSIYDELGVRPVINANATLTKLGGSVMPPEVIAAMEDAARFHVDIEELHDRVGERLAELTGNEAAMVATGAAAGIVLAVAACVSGGDQVLARRLPHTETLDKNEVVMFTSHRNGYDFAVRQTGVKVIEIGSESHTEPAELEAAFSPRTAAFVWFQGYFTGKGDLPIERVVAACQARGVPMIVDGAAQLPPVENLWRFTQMGAACAIFSGGKDLRGPQTTGLVVGRRELIQAMRRLSSPNHGIGRPMKVGKEEMVGLLAAVKRYIAIDHEERRERDERVVANWCATFNALPGVRAVRVFPNEAGQPLPRCALFVDPRQAGITRDELVARLWDGDPRISVSQSDEADGILLNPMTLTDEEVRSVTERIVNLLHRGI
- a CDS encoding amidohydrolase, whose translation is MTLSVSQPPYELLLKGGHVIDPKNGLDGKRDVAIADGRISAVAPDIAPPLAAKVVDVSGYYVTPGILDIHMHAYHTRAPAGAPEGLSVVADAHTFRSGVTTVVDTGTAGANHLRHFKETVIDRAKTRIFAYVNISDNGMLGDWEQDPRTFDAERAAEAVLTYPDICIGIKTAHYWTRLPWDALHTPWAAVDQAIKAAELCGRHVMYDFWPRPPERSYEELILKKARPGDIHTHVYAQQFPIINEAGQVHDFMFEARARGVIFDVGHGAASFWFRNAVRAIQGGFPPDSISTDLHIGNVHGVVVDMQTTMNKILNAGMSLYEVIERSTVNPANQIGHPELGHLSVGACADVAVFELRTGRFSFVDCGRAKLTGDKKLECVLTIRAGEIVFDIGGLSAPEWNAAPPEYWVIPALQH